A window of the Cystobacter fuscus genome harbors these coding sequences:
- a CDS encoding peptide-N4-asparagine amidase — MNRLPALLMATGLALGAMTPARAAEPPPEFGTDWDDPRTAAPAVEKPATTSCTVKIVDEKFDDFTPYTSTFTPPADCPGPWNKVVLRMEGKVQGVQYDRLGHLEVGGVTIFKTSTPEPSRDGIAWSVEKDVTAYAPLLSRPQSIWMLIGNVVNETYTGVLDVQVYLTFYQAKGRYKPADTASDVLPLTNPRREGSALVGEVTVPANTERLVAEVYATGSGGGCEEFWYFTVPPVVPYSCPADSGPYREVQIEVDGKVAGIAMPFPHVYTGGWSNPFLWYVLPAPRAFDIRPIRYDLTPFVGRLTDGQPHQLAVRVLGVPEGRPGWDLPTHVFVWRDPRSKRVTGELTEHWLGAQTNDSTHALVDGWNQLDTRGSHRLRVSGYLWTSHGPVVTTVEQSVSNESLHRWMGDQENPDALTATWSDSSTVTVFDRGLIPIVSRSDKLFTLDGRIGLSPENRLTTTISLHDEEDARTTRWPLTLEHRKLSDLYTGEAAYNYGVPRAQRNAVGTSTHRYRLTGERGDCYDRSISTRNGTVTEDVQHCD, encoded by the coding sequence ATGAATCGTCTCCCCGCCCTCCTCATGGCAACGGGCCTCGCGCTCGGAGCGATGACGCCCGCCCGAGCCGCCGAGCCGCCCCCCGAGTTCGGCACCGATTGGGATGACCCCCGCACCGCGGCCCCCGCGGTGGAGAAGCCCGCGACGACCTCGTGCACGGTGAAGATCGTCGACGAGAAGTTCGATGACTTCACCCCCTACACCAGCACCTTCACGCCGCCCGCGGACTGCCCCGGGCCCTGGAACAAGGTGGTGCTGCGCATGGAAGGCAAGGTCCAGGGCGTCCAGTACGACCGGCTCGGGCACCTGGAGGTGGGCGGGGTCACCATCTTCAAGACGTCCACACCCGAGCCCTCCCGGGACGGCATCGCCTGGTCGGTGGAGAAGGACGTCACCGCCTACGCCCCGCTGCTCTCCCGGCCCCAGTCCATCTGGATGTTGATTGGCAACGTGGTCAACGAGACCTACACCGGCGTGCTGGACGTGCAGGTGTACCTGACCTTCTACCAGGCGAAGGGCCGCTACAAGCCGGCCGACACCGCGAGCGACGTGCTGCCCCTGACCAACCCGCGCCGCGAGGGCAGCGCGCTCGTGGGAGAGGTGACGGTGCCCGCCAACACCGAGCGGCTCGTCGCCGAGGTGTACGCGACCGGCTCGGGCGGAGGCTGCGAGGAGTTCTGGTACTTCACCGTGCCTCCCGTCGTGCCGTACTCCTGCCCCGCCGACTCGGGCCCGTACCGCGAGGTGCAGATCGAGGTGGATGGCAAGGTGGCTGGTATCGCCATGCCCTTCCCGCATGTCTACACGGGCGGCTGGTCCAACCCCTTCCTGTGGTACGTGCTGCCGGCGCCGCGCGCCTTCGACATCCGCCCCATCCGCTATGACCTGACCCCGTTCGTCGGACGGCTGACCGACGGCCAGCCGCACCAGCTCGCGGTGCGGGTGCTGGGTGTTCCCGAGGGCCGCCCGGGCTGGGACCTGCCCACCCACGTGTTCGTCTGGCGCGACCCGCGGAGCAAGCGGGTCACCGGCGAGCTGACCGAGCATTGGCTCGGCGCGCAGACCAACGACTCGACGCACGCGCTGGTGGACGGCTGGAACCAACTGGACACGCGGGGCAGCCATCGCCTGCGCGTCTCCGGCTACCTGTGGACCTCGCACGGCCCGGTGGTGACGACCGTCGAGCAGTCGGTGTCCAACGAGAGCCTGCACCGCTGGATGGGAGACCAGGAGAACCCCGATGCGCTCACCGCGACCTGGAGCGACTCCAGCACCGTCACGGTCTTCGACCGCGGCCTCATCCCCATCGTGAGCCGCTCCGACAAGCTCTTCACGCTCGATGGACGCATCGGCCTGTCGCCGGAGAACCGGCTCACCACGACCATCTCCCTGCACGATGAGGAGGACGCGCGCACCACCCGGTGGCCGCTCACGCTGGAGCACCGGAAGCTGAGCGATCTCTATACCGGCGAGGCCGCCTACAACTATGGAGTACCGCGCGCGCAGCGCAACGCGGTGGGCACCTCCACCCATCGCTATCGGCTGACCGGGGAGCGCGGCGACTGCTACGACCGCTCCATCTCCACGCGTAACGGCACCGTTACCGAGGACGTCCAGCACTGCGATTGA
- a CDS encoding xanthine dehydrogenase family protein molybdopterin-binding subunit, with the protein MSAHTSHPDIPRVDARDKVRGATRYAADHVIPGLAHAWLAVATIGRGRLTSLDTEAALAVPGVRRVLTHLDTVGLRSAGFLMNGGYSVQSLQPLLDTAIAHRGQPIALVVADTLEAAREGAALVRATYEQEPHSVTMDAPGAEILPQADSPLPKPAYADKVVGDADGALSTAAVRVDTTFRGPPQHQNPMELLATVAEWSDGALTVCDPTQNAEAVRHGLARVFGLSPDKIKVFSPTLGGGFGQKNAMQAHTPLVALAARELGRPVKLVLTRAQIYDIASFRPASRHTVRLGADVSGRMVAAVHEADHQTSRHDLFPLSYAEVTSRLYGIANFRGHERLIRNDIQTPGYARAPFEHIAACAFETAVDELAYELGQDPVAFRIANDTSVDALSGQPLSSRHVVECLNRGAARFGWEKRSPAPGSMTLADGTLVGWGVAIGAYKAATAPAIARLRVTDAGAIHVSVGGHEMGQGIRTAIAATVAAELGVPPETVNVSVGNTGGVPQHLTAGSWGTATVLPTVHQAASNLMKELRQLEGNGPAGRTPQQLLRDAGKPFLEVEARHRAPGQPEAIFDRLSQGLPSAVGPVYPDYVSFSYCAHFVEVRIEPRTRRIRVPRVVSVLDCGRVISPRTARSQVFGGVIWGLGAALREESEVDPRYGGFLNADLAEYAIPVHADIGSLEAEFIDEPDPLINELGVKGLGEVVMVGVAPAIVNAIHHATGRRIRHLPIRIEDVL; encoded by the coding sequence ATGAGTGCTCACACCAGCCATCCAGACATTCCCCGCGTCGACGCGCGCGACAAGGTTCGCGGCGCGACCCGGTATGCCGCCGACCATGTCATTCCCGGACTCGCCCACGCGTGGCTCGCGGTGGCCACGATTGGCCGCGGTCGCCTCACGAGTCTCGATACGGAAGCGGCCCTCGCCGTTCCAGGAGTGCGCCGGGTCCTGACCCACCTCGACACGGTGGGCCTGCGGTCCGCCGGGTTCTTGATGAACGGCGGGTACAGTGTCCAGAGTCTTCAGCCGCTGCTGGACACGGCGATCGCCCATCGCGGGCAACCCATCGCGCTGGTGGTGGCCGACACGCTCGAGGCGGCACGAGAGGGCGCGGCGCTCGTCCGCGCCACGTACGAGCAGGAACCCCACAGCGTGACGATGGACGCGCCCGGTGCGGAAATCCTCCCCCAGGCGGACTCTCCCCTCCCCAAACCCGCCTACGCGGACAAGGTCGTGGGCGATGCGGACGGAGCGCTATCGACGGCCGCGGTGCGTGTGGACACGACGTTCCGGGGACCCCCCCAGCACCAGAACCCCATGGAGCTGTTGGCCACCGTGGCGGAATGGTCCGACGGAGCCCTCACGGTCTGTGATCCGACACAGAACGCCGAGGCGGTCCGGCACGGGCTGGCCAGGGTGTTCGGCTTGTCACCCGACAAGATCAAGGTGTTCTCTCCCACGCTGGGCGGAGGCTTCGGTCAGAAGAACGCGATGCAGGCGCATACGCCGCTGGTCGCCCTGGCCGCGCGCGAACTCGGCCGGCCGGTCAAGCTGGTGCTCACCCGGGCGCAGATCTACGACATCGCCAGCTTCCGCCCCGCCAGCCGCCACACGGTGCGGCTGGGCGCTGACGTGTCGGGGCGCATGGTGGCCGCCGTGCACGAGGCCGATCATCAGACCTCGCGCCATGACCTCTTCCCCTTGTCCTACGCGGAGGTGACCTCACGGCTGTATGGCATCGCGAACTTCCGCGGCCACGAGCGATTGATCCGCAATGACATCCAGACACCGGGCTACGCGCGCGCCCCCTTCGAGCACATCGCCGCGTGTGCCTTCGAAACCGCCGTCGACGAGCTGGCGTACGAGCTGGGACAGGATCCGGTCGCGTTCCGCATCGCCAACGACACGTCGGTGGACGCACTGTCCGGCCAACCCTTGTCGTCCCGGCATGTCGTGGAGTGCTTGAATCGGGGCGCCGCGCGGTTCGGCTGGGAGAAGCGATCCCCCGCGCCGGGCTCGATGACTCTGGCCGACGGCACACTCGTCGGGTGGGGCGTCGCCATCGGGGCCTACAAGGCGGCGACCGCGCCGGCCATCGCGCGGCTGCGTGTGACCGATGCGGGTGCAATCCACGTGAGCGTTGGTGGACATGAAATGGGCCAGGGGATCCGCACGGCCATCGCGGCCACCGTCGCGGCGGAACTCGGTGTCCCGCCCGAGACGGTGAACGTCTCCGTCGGGAATACCGGAGGCGTTCCCCAGCACCTCACCGCGGGCTCCTGGGGCACCGCCACGGTCCTGCCCACCGTGCACCAGGCGGCCTCGAACCTGATGAAGGAGCTGCGACAGCTCGAGGGGAACGGACCCGCTGGCCGCACGCCCCAGCAGCTCCTGCGGGATGCCGGCAAGCCGTTCCTCGAGGTCGAGGCACGTCACCGCGCGCCCGGCCAGCCCGAGGCGATCTTCGACCGCTTGTCCCAGGGACTTCCCTCGGCCGTCGGCCCGGTCTACCCCGACTACGTCTCCTTCAGCTACTGCGCCCACTTCGTCGAGGTGCGGATCGAGCCGCGCACCCGGCGGATCCGCGTGCCGCGCGTCGTGAGCGTGCTGGACTGTGGCCGGGTCATCAGCCCTCGCACGGCGCGCAGCCAGGTCTTCGGTGGGGTCATCTGGGGCCTCGGCGCGGCGCTGCGCGAGGAGAGCGAGGTGGATCCCCGGTACGGAGGCTTCCTCAACGCCGACCTCGCGGAGTACGCGATTCCCGTCCACGCGGACATCGGGTCGCTCGAAGCGGAGTTCATCGACGAGCCGGATCCGCTCATCAACGAGCTGGGCGTCAAGGGGCTGGGTGAGGTGGTGATGGTCGGGGTGGCCCCCGCGATCGTCAACGCCATCCATCACGCGACCGGGCGTCGCATCCGTCACCTGCCCATCCGTATCGAAGACGTGCTGTAA
- a CDS encoding FAD binding domain-containing protein → MQRFTYVRPSTPAEAIRAMADGGPGTRFLAGGTTLFDLMKLGAEAPRTLIDVSRLDTLARVDTSGSHELIFGALARMSDVAADHRLREDYPALSESLDKAASQQLRNMARVGPNLLQRTRCAYFRGGEVFPCNKRAPGSGCAAREGLDRGHALLGASDACAAVYPGDWAIALLAFDAVVDTLSPRGERSIPLRELHREPGSTPDLETVLAPDELLVRIRVPTSQAGRASTYHKIRDRESYAFALTSAAVAVRLEGGVVTEARVALGGVATRPWRSPEAESVLLGQFLTEDVARRAGQAAFAAAKPGRQNAFKVELGARTVTDALLIARRRAEQS, encoded by the coding sequence ATGCAACGCTTCACGTATGTCCGGCCCTCGACTCCCGCGGAAGCCATCCGGGCCATGGCCGACGGCGGGCCCGGCACCCGGTTCCTGGCCGGCGGCACCACGCTCTTCGATCTCATGAAGCTGGGCGCGGAGGCTCCCCGCACCCTCATCGACGTGTCCCGCCTGGACACGCTCGCGCGCGTCGATACCTCCGGGTCGCATGAGCTGATCTTCGGAGCGCTGGCCCGGATGAGCGACGTCGCCGCCGATCACCGGCTGCGCGAGGACTATCCCGCGCTGTCGGAGTCCCTGGACAAGGCCGCCTCGCAGCAGTTGCGCAACATGGCACGGGTCGGTCCGAATCTGTTGCAGCGCACCCGCTGCGCCTATTTCCGCGGCGGAGAAGTGTTTCCCTGCAACAAGCGCGCGCCCGGCAGCGGCTGCGCGGCACGCGAGGGCCTGGATCGGGGCCACGCGCTCCTGGGCGCGAGCGACGCTTGCGCTGCTGTGTACCCAGGAGACTGGGCCATCGCCCTGCTGGCCTTCGACGCGGTGGTGGACACCCTGAGCCCGCGAGGCGAGCGCTCCATCCCGCTGCGGGAGCTGCATCGGGAGCCGGGCTCCACGCCGGACCTCGAAACGGTCCTCGCCCCCGACGAATTGCTCGTCCGCATCCGTGTGCCGACGTCCCAGGCGGGCCGTGCGTCGACCTATCACAAGATCCGCGACCGGGAGTCCTATGCATTCGCGCTCACGTCGGCGGCCGTCGCCGTCCGGCTCGAGGGCGGCGTGGTCACCGAGGCGCGGGTCGCCCTGGGCGGCGTGGCGACCCGGCCCTGGCGGTCACCGGAGGCCGAGAGCGTGTTGCTCGGCCAGTTCCTGACCGAGGACGTCGCACGACGCGCGGGTCAGGCCGCGTTCGCGGCCGCGAAACCAGGCCGCCAGAACGCGTTCAAGGTCGAGCTGGGGGCGCGCACGGTCACGGACGCGTTGTTGATCGCACGAAGAAGGGCGGAACAGTCATGA
- a CDS encoding (2Fe-2S)-binding protein, with protein MKTPETPDTPDAGAEPKAGLPLSRREFTAGSLAVAVSAGGVSALGTACTAPDRPVSDPRTTTRLLVNGTTTELELDPRSSLLDVLRERLQLTGAKKGCDHGQCGACTVHLGGRRVASCLTVAVQADEQEITTIEGLSPKDGPLHPMQQAFIDHDALQCGYCTPGQIMAAVACVREGHVTSPEQIREYMSGNLCRCGAYAGILAAIQQAAPKMGGS; from the coding sequence ATGAAGACACCTGAGACACCCGACACACCGGACGCCGGCGCCGAGCCAAAGGCAGGCCTCCCTCTCTCCCGGCGCGAGTTCACCGCGGGCTCCCTCGCCGTGGCGGTCTCGGCCGGTGGAGTGTCGGCGCTCGGCACGGCCTGCACCGCTCCCGACAGGCCGGTGAGCGACCCGAGGACGACCACCCGGCTCCTCGTCAATGGCACGACGACCGAGCTCGAGCTCGATCCGCGCTCGTCCCTGCTGGATGTCCTCCGCGAGCGGCTCCAACTGACCGGCGCCAAGAAGGGCTGTGATCATGGCCAGTGTGGGGCCTGCACCGTCCACCTCGGGGGCCGCCGTGTCGCGTCCTGCCTCACCGTCGCCGTCCAGGCCGATGAGCAGGAAATCACGACGATCGAGGGGCTGTCGCCGAAGGACGGGCCGCTGCACCCCATGCAGCAGGCCTTCATCGATCACGATGCCCTGCAGTGTGGCTATTGCACGCCCGGTCAGATCATGGCGGCGGTGGCCTGTGTCCGCGAGGGCCACGTCACGTCTCCGGAGCAGATCCGCGAGTACATGAGCGGCAACCTGTGCCGCTGCGGTGCGTACGCGGGAATCCTCGCCGCGATCCAGCAGGCCGCCCCGAAGATGGGAGGGAGCTGA
- a CDS encoding pyridoxal phosphate-dependent decarboxylase family protein, with protein sequence MSKSAHLASQGMSHQDVLARMREMRTDDARWQEGRTWSLVYNAGEELRRVAAEAYTEFMSENGLSPLAFPSLRRFEAEVLTIAAELFHGDTAAGTMTSGGTESILMAIKTARDFARAERGITEPEMVLPASVHPAFQKAAHYFGVKALNIPVGADLRADVDAMRAAIGPRTVLVVGSAPSYPHGVVDPISELAALAQEKGVLFHVDACLGGFLLPFARRLGHAIPEFDFAVPGVTSISADLHKYGYAAKGASVVLYRTPELRRYQFFTFAGWSGGLYASPSMAGTRPGGAIAAAWAVLKYLGEEGYLRLSRQVLDTSRALREGIAAVPGLKLLGEPSLSIFAFSSDTLDVYALGDAMEARGWKLDRQMSPPALHLMVTPAHAAVVQPFLADLRACAALLASGAPAPDGSAAMYGMLGSIPDRAQAEGFLLQFMDGVYSAE encoded by the coding sequence ATGTCGAAGAGTGCCCATCTGGCTTCCCAGGGAATGAGCCACCAGGACGTGCTCGCGCGGATGCGCGAGATGCGCACCGACGATGCCCGCTGGCAGGAGGGCCGCACGTGGAGCCTCGTCTACAACGCGGGCGAGGAGCTCCGCCGGGTGGCCGCCGAGGCCTATACCGAGTTCATGTCCGAGAATGGCCTGAGCCCCCTGGCCTTTCCCAGTCTGAGGCGCTTCGAGGCCGAGGTGCTGACGATCGCGGCGGAGCTGTTTCACGGAGACACGGCCGCCGGCACCATGACGTCCGGTGGCACCGAGTCCATCCTCATGGCCATCAAGACGGCGCGTGACTTCGCCCGGGCCGAGCGCGGCATCACCGAGCCGGAGATGGTGTTGCCCGCCTCGGTACACCCCGCCTTCCAGAAGGCGGCGCACTACTTCGGGGTCAAGGCGTTGAACATCCCCGTCGGGGCGGATCTGCGCGCGGACGTGGACGCCATGCGCGCCGCCATCGGTCCGCGCACGGTGCTCGTCGTCGGCTCGGCGCCCTCCTATCCGCACGGGGTGGTGGACCCCATCTCCGAGCTGGCCGCCCTGGCGCAGGAGAAAGGCGTGCTCTTCCACGTGGATGCGTGCCTCGGTGGCTTCCTGCTGCCCTTCGCGCGGCGGCTCGGCCATGCCATCCCCGAGTTCGACTTCGCGGTGCCCGGGGTCACCAGCATCTCGGCGGACCTGCACAAGTACGGCTACGCGGCCAAGGGCGCGTCCGTCGTCCTCTACCGCACGCCCGAGTTGCGCCGGTACCAGTTCTTCACCTTCGCCGGGTGGAGCGGCGGTCTCTACGCCTCGCCCTCCATGGCGGGCACGCGCCCCGGAGGCGCCATCGCCGCGGCCTGGGCGGTGCTCAAGTACCTCGGCGAGGAGGGCTACCTGCGGCTGTCGCGCCAGGTGCTCGACACCTCCCGAGCGCTGCGTGAGGGCATCGCCGCGGTGCCTGGATTGAAGCTGCTGGGGGAGCCGTCGCTGAGCATCTTCGCGTTCTCCTCGGACACGCTGGATGTCTACGCCCTGGGGGATGCCATGGAGGCGCGTGGCTGGAAGCTGGACCGGCAGATGTCGCCGCCCGCGCTGCACCTGATGGTGACGCCCGCTCATGCGGCGGTGGTGCAGCCCTTCCTCGCGGACCTGCGCGCGTGTGCCGCGCTGCTCGCCTCCGGCGCTCCCGCCCCGGATGGCAGCGCCGCCATGTACGGCATGCTGGGCTCCATTCCGGACCGCGCCCAGGCCGAGGGCTTCCTCTTGCAGTTCATGGACGGGGTGTACTCGGCGGAATGA
- a CDS encoding DUF819 family protein, protein MIGSLQVLALVGFPALALLAARHVKQVAWVGPVVICYAFGILLGNVPGVVLSERLSLSVSEAAVPLAIPLLLFSTDVRRWWRLARSTLLSFVLACGSAMAGAALVGFMVRERSDEWWKMSGMLVGVYTGGTANMNAIGLALRVREETLILLNTADIVVGAVYLLFLVTVAQRIALSFLPPFPRATGWDDAPEQARVALFSRRQVGGMVLALLLAAVLVGLSVGASQVVMGGLEPPLVLLVLTSLSLAASFHPAVRHLPAYALGDYALLVFCVAVGTLADASRLGEASLFVFAFCAAVVGVSVGLHFALAALFRIDADTALITSTATIFGPPFIGPVARALRNRELVVSGLTTGLMGYAVGTYLGLAVAWLLRP, encoded by the coding sequence ATGATTGGCTCGCTCCAAGTCCTGGCCCTGGTGGGCTTTCCGGCACTGGCCCTGCTCGCCGCGCGCCACGTCAAACAGGTGGCGTGGGTGGGGCCGGTGGTCATCTGCTACGCCTTTGGCATCCTGCTGGGCAACGTGCCGGGCGTGGTGCTGTCGGAGCGGCTGAGCCTGTCGGTGAGCGAGGCCGCCGTGCCACTCGCCATCCCCCTGCTGCTGTTCTCCACGGACGTGCGCCGGTGGTGGCGGCTGGCGCGCTCCACGTTGCTGTCGTTCGTCCTCGCGTGTGGGTCGGCCATGGCGGGCGCGGCGCTCGTGGGCTTCATGGTCCGGGAGCGCTCGGACGAGTGGTGGAAGATGTCCGGCATGCTCGTGGGCGTCTACACGGGGGGCACGGCCAACATGAACGCCATCGGGCTGGCGCTCCGGGTGCGCGAGGAGACGCTCATCCTCTTGAACACCGCGGACATCGTCGTGGGGGCCGTGTACCTGCTCTTCCTCGTGACGGTGGCGCAGCGGATCGCCCTGAGCTTCCTGCCGCCTTTTCCCAGGGCCACGGGCTGGGACGACGCGCCGGAGCAGGCGCGAGTGGCGCTCTTCTCGAGGCGCCAGGTGGGGGGCATGGTGCTGGCCCTGCTGCTGGCGGCGGTGCTCGTGGGCCTGTCGGTGGGGGCGTCCCAGGTGGTGATGGGGGGATTGGAGCCGCCGCTGGTGTTGCTGGTGCTGACCTCGTTGAGCCTGGCCGCGTCCTTCCACCCGGCGGTGCGCCACCTGCCCGCCTATGCGCTGGGGGACTACGCGCTGCTCGTCTTCTGCGTGGCGGTGGGCACGCTCGCGGACGCGAGCCGCTTGGGGGAGGCGAGTCTGTTCGTCTTCGCCTTCTGCGCGGCGGTGGTGGGGGTGTCGGTGGGGCTGCACTTCGCGCTCGCCGCGCTCTTCCGCATCGACGCGGACACCGCGCTCATCACCTCCACGGCCACCATCTTCGGTCCGCCCTTCATCGGTCCGGTGGCGCGCGCGCTGCGCAACCGCGAGCTCGTGGTGTCCGGGCTCACCACGGGACTCATGGGCTACGCGGTGGGGACCTACCTGGGTCTGGCCGTGGCCTGGTTGCTGCGGCCCTGA
- a CDS encoding serine/threonine protein kinase produces the protein MTSEVYVLVICLPEPGAMVGAYRIIEKLGRGGSGHVYKAERGGRFYAIKVLDTLEEGGWSRRELAAMLRLSLDNVVRFKSFDRWPDAEVGYPCIVMEFVPGLSLEDWARRLNPPVRAVLTVFHKVVMALEDIFELGVLHRDIKASNILIREPDGEPVLIDFGFSAVRGDLTRTVPGLLPPGTPEYRSPEAVRFARGETGALTYTYGLSDELWAAGVLLYWLLTDTLPFGSRNTPGLNDRIRLETPLAPHVLNPRVPEAVGRLCLRMLEKEPRARFQTHEALLVALEELLAGSEGEVSWDQPLIDPGPPRLEGEGGSDPEGEESGFPERAPGRRRGRGAWEARAGPGALPAGEMASRVRSVAEPTGGQGVPGGKETPRWTWRWVLLGLVLAVCAVALWHRAFAPPVTSTQGWETEQAVFVHEMARAGEPSQAQPDAAPDRAQPPASSQTPMSHSADVHQTPSWQSNPPRGGAGRSCWKTAALGALAGAALEGCTGATAPQVRPSPPPVIECPAGWQDTHELFGLERMNVTAVQLGRDGVIGKSVEVKEGPFTVVLDETWNEMPRGTVFTGTLKFGENRFGKDRIFARFDEARTPQGRRHPLCAQAYLYSEADFCEHSGAGYCPAPGSTPGHWRLHERFYVAPTKSFGEEE, from the coding sequence GTGACTTCGGAGGTCTACGTCCTGGTCATCTGCCTGCCCGAACCCGGCGCCATGGTGGGCGCCTATCGAATCATCGAGAAGCTGGGCCGGGGAGGCTCGGGCCACGTCTACAAGGCGGAGCGGGGCGGGCGCTTCTACGCCATCAAGGTGCTCGACACCCTGGAGGAGGGCGGCTGGTCCCGGCGCGAGCTCGCGGCCATGTTGCGGCTGTCCCTGGACAACGTGGTGCGCTTCAAGTCGTTCGACCGGTGGCCGGACGCGGAGGTGGGCTACCCGTGCATCGTCATGGAGTTCGTCCCCGGCCTGTCGCTGGAGGACTGGGCACGGCGCCTCAATCCCCCGGTGCGCGCCGTGCTGACCGTCTTCCACAAGGTGGTGATGGCGCTGGAGGACATCTTCGAGCTCGGGGTGCTGCACCGGGACATCAAGGCGTCCAACATCCTCATCCGGGAGCCCGATGGCGAGCCGGTGTTGATCGACTTCGGCTTCAGCGCCGTGCGGGGAGACCTGACGCGGACGGTGCCGGGCCTGCTGCCGCCGGGAACGCCGGAGTACCGCAGCCCCGAGGCCGTGCGCTTCGCCCGGGGCGAGACCGGAGCGCTGACGTACACGTATGGCCTGTCCGACGAGCTGTGGGCGGCGGGGGTGCTGCTGTACTGGCTGCTCACGGACACGCTGCCCTTCGGCTCCCGGAACACGCCGGGGTTGAATGACCGCATCCGTCTGGAGACGCCCCTGGCGCCTCATGTGCTCAACCCCCGGGTTCCCGAGGCGGTCGGCCGGCTGTGTCTGCGCATGTTGGAGAAGGAGCCCCGGGCACGGTTTCAAACCCACGAGGCGCTCCTCGTGGCGTTGGAGGAGCTGCTCGCGGGCTCCGAGGGGGAGGTGAGCTGGGACCAGCCGTTGATCGACCCCGGGCCGCCACGGCTGGAGGGGGAGGGCGGCTCGGACCCGGAGGGAGAGGAGAGCGGGTTTCCGGAGCGGGCGCCCGGGCGCCGGCGGGGGCGGGGGGCGTGGGAAGCGCGAGCCGGGCCAGGGGCTCTTCCGGCCGGGGAGATGGCCTCGCGGGTACGCTCGGTGGCGGAGCCCACTGGGGGGCAGGGCGTGCCGGGCGGGAAGGAGACACCTCGATGGACGTGGAGGTGGGTGCTCCTGGGGCTCGTGCTCGCGGTCTGCGCCGTGGCGCTCTGGCATCGAGCCTTCGCCCCACCTGTCACGTCCACCCAGGGGTGGGAAACGGAACAGGCTGTGTTTGTCCATGAAATGGCGCGGGCGGGGGAGCCATCCCAAGCTCAACCGGACGCGGCGCCTGACAGGGCACAACCCCCCGCGTCATCCCAGACACCCATGTCCCATTCCGCCGATGTGCATCAGACACCCTCCTGGCAGTCCAATCCTCCCCGCGGTGGGGCGGGGCGTTCCTGCTGGAAGACGGCCGCCCTGGGCGCCCTGGCCGGTGCGGCACTCGAAGGCTGCACGGGCGCGACGGCGCCCCAGGTGCGCCCCTCGCCTCCCCCCGTCATCGAGTGCCCTGCTGGCTGGCAAGACACCCACGAGCTGTTTGGACTGGAGCGCATGAATGTCACGGCCGTGCAGTTGGGGAGGGACGGGGTGATTGGAAAAAGTGTCGAGGTCAAGGAGGGCCCCTTCACCGTGGTGTTGGACGAGACCTGGAATGAGATGCCTCGAGGCACGGTGTTCACCGGGACATTGAAGTTTGGAGAGAACAGGTTTGGAAAGGACCGGATCTTCGCCCGCTTCGATGAGGCCCGGACGCCGCAGGGGCGGCGCCACCCGCTCTGCGCTCAAGCCTATCTCTACTCGGAAGCCGACTTTTGTGAGCACTCGGGAGCGGGCTATTGCCCGGCGCCAGGCAGTACCCCAGGCCATTGGCGGCTCCATGAGCGTTTCTATGTGGCGCCGACGAAGAGCTTCGGGGAAGAGGAATGA